One Pseudomonadota bacterium genomic window, GCTTGCGCGCGTTCGCCATCCACCTCGATTCGGCTATCGAAACCGAACGCGTTCGTATCTCAAGGGAGATCCAAGATGGGCTCGGGCAGGTACTGACGACTCTGGCTATTGATCTAGCCTGGTTGACTAATCGGGTGCGAAATACGGACCGGGACGGGACCGCCAGCTCCGTTGGACAAAAGATCGCGTCGATGTCCGAGCTAGTCGATAGCGTGATCGGTGACATCCGGCGCATTGCGAGCGACTTACGGCCTCCCTTGTTAGACAAAGTCGGGCTATCCGCGGCCATTGAGGCGCACGCCCGGCAGTTCCAAGAACGCACGGGGATCCGCTGCCACACAACGCTCCAAGACGAAATCGATATCGCCCAAGAGCGAGCGGTGACCGTGTTCCGCATCTACCAAGAAGCGATGACCAATGTAGCTCGCCATGCAGGCGCGAACTGCGTCACCATCCGGGTATCCCAGCGGGATGATGTACTGACGCTTGAGGTCCAGAACGACGGACGTGCCATCAGCACCGTCGAGGCTTCAAACCCACGCTCCCAAGGCATGCTGGGAATGCAAGAACGCGCGCGGATCCTGGGAGGATCGCTCGACGTCATAGGCATCCCTGGCACCGGCACTGTGGTTAGACTGGAGGCCCCCAAGAACCACGTTTTGACGACTCAGGCGCAGGCAACTGGACAGAGAGAAATCTCCAATACCATAAGGATCTTGATCGTCGATGACCACCCCCTGATCCGTCAAGGAGTGAAACAGATCTTTATGGAGGATGGTCTAGCGGTTGCCTTCGATGAGGCGCACGACGTTGCCAGCATGCATGAGCGCATCTATACCAAGGACTTCGATCTGGTGTTGCTTGAGCTTTCGCTGCCGGGCACGAGTGGGCTTGACTGCGTACGCGAGATCAAGCGCATACGACCGAAACTGCCGATCCTCGTGTTATCTATGTACAGCGACAGTCAGTTCGCCCTCCCGGCGCTAAAGGCCGGAGCAGCAGGTTATCTGACTAAGGAACGGGCGCCTAAGGAACTGCTCAGGGCCGTCAAGAACATCCTCAAGGGCGATAAATACATAAGCTCCGAACTGAGCAAGCGGCTCGCCCTCGAGCTCGTCGAGTGCGGCGGCAAACTACCCCACGAGATCCTCTCACAAAGGGAATTCCGGGTCATGCTGTTGATCGCGTCTGGCGAAACACTTAGCGCCATCGCGAAGCAGGCATCGCTCAGTCCTAAGACCGTGAGTACCTATCGCAGCAGAATACTGCGAAAGATGCACCTAAAGACGAACGCCGACTTGACTCGATACTGCACGCGCCATACACTCATTTAGTTACCGGGCTACGTTGCAACATCGGCCTCATCCAAGGAATGTTTGTGCGCTCCGTGGATTGCCAATCAGGCTGCTGTTCCGAATGGGGCGATCGACGGATTCGCTACGCTGCCGAGCTTGTAACGCATCCCTTACAACAATCAAGAATGTTCCTGATATACGCCGTCCGACGGCGAACACGGCGAAAGAACAGGTAGGTTAGCGGCCTAAATTATGGCGAACCGCCTCGCCGCTACGACCGAGATCATAGGCTCTGCTGGGCCATACCTCGCCTCCGCTCTTTACACCTCGGCAAAGCATGATCTCGCCAAGCTTCAAAATCAATGGGTAACAGAGTAAACTTACATCATAAAATGAGCGGATCTCTGAGACTTACATCATAAAATGAGGGGATGTCTGAGGACTGCGCGAATAAAAAGCGATAGGTTCGTATGTCAAACTACCCGGAGGGGGGGAAATGTATATGGCCCATTCTGCATACTTAAAAGACCTACCGGTTGAGCACCGCTGGTTTAACGAGCCGCCGCCACTGGAGGGACAGGCCGAGATCCTAAATTCGGCGCACCTATTGATCCGCGACACCAGCGATCACATTGTCTTCTGGAATAGCGGTGCAGAAGATCTCTACGGCTGGACCGGAGGCGAAGCCTTAGGACAGGTATCACATGACCTGTTCCAGACGCAGTTCCCCGAGAGCCTGGCGAGCATAAGAGCGCAACTTTGGCGGGACAGTCAGTGGAAAGGCGAGCTCCTGCATCGGCGGCGTGACGGCGAACAGATTGCCGTAGCCAGCCATTGGGTGTTGCACCGGAATGACCAGGGCCTGCCGCGCGCCATCCTCGAGGTCAATAATGATATTACCGAGCTTAAACACTCAGAGCAGACGATTCAGCAGCTCAACACGGCTCTGGCGAACGCCATGCCGGGTATTTCCAAGCTCGATGCCAGGGGGCGGTACACCGAGGTCAACGAGCACTATGCTCAGATGCTCGGCTACGCCTCTTCCGAATTACTCGGTAAAGACTGGAGAGCAACAGTTTACCCGGAGGATCAGCCGACCGCGTTGCAGGCCTACGAGCGTTTACGCGCCGAGGGTAAAGCGGAGTTTGAAGCCCAGGCAATACGCAAGGATGGCTCGGTATTCTTTCAGCGCGTGCTGCTGGTTGCGATCACCGATCCCAGCGGCAAATTTGCCGGGCACTATGGTTTCATGTGCGACATCACCGACCGTAAACACGAGGAGCAGATACATCAACAGACAGACGCCGCTATAGTGCTGGCCAGACCTGATCGAGATAATTTGGACGGTCATATGACGACGGATGGTCGCGCGGCGCGCACCAAGATTATTGTCGTAAACATGCCGGACGCGCAGGAGCGCCGCAGCCGCTTCGCGGTTCGCGCACGCAACGCCACCGTGGCCTGGAGCTTTTTTTCCGCGTATTCGGTGCTGCATCCCGCTTTGACCTACACCGAACAGGAAGCGATCGTCGCCAAGGGGCGGCCGCTGCGAGAGGGCGAACTGGGTTGCTATTCGAGTCACTACGCCGCCTGGGAGAGCTTGCAGGCCGATGATGCCGACCAGTACATCGTGCTGGAGGACGACGTCATCGTCGATTGGGCATTTATCGGCAAGATCGTAGGCATCGACTTTGCCGCGATGGGCATAAACTATCTGCGACTCTACTATAAGCGCCCGGTCGAGCAGTCGATCCTAAGGCAGACCTTCGTCGATCATTCCAGGTGGATTGTCGAACTATTGGACTATGCCTTCGGCACCCAGGGCTACCTGATCACGAAATCGGCGGCCAAGACTCTAATGTCCCAATGCCGAATCGTCAGGCGCCCGGTCGACGACGAGATGGATCGGTCGTGGGCTCATGGGGTGCCGAACCTGGCGATCGTCCCCTTCCCGATCATCGAGGAATCCGCACAGTCGACAATCGGCGAGGCGCGCTTTGAGAGATTCGCCATCCCGCGACATCTGAAGCTCAGGAGGTTTGTCGCCAGAGTGACGGAGCGCTTACGGCGCGAAGCGGCAAGGTTGGCCGCAAAGTTCCGGCGCCTGCGGACCGGACAGCGCAGGCAGCCCTGGCCGATGCAAGACCCGATTCTATAGATCCCTTCTGCCGGGCTGATGGCGGAAGGCGGCGCGGCGGCGCAGAAGCCTCAAGACCAGCAATGATCATTGGTCCCGAGCGGACCGGCGGCTGCGACGCAAAGAAAATGTTCCGATGTGACGACTCCACCTGGCAATGAAGACGGCGGGCAGAATCTGTGCAGCGAAGATCTGAAGAAGAAGACCCGCTCGTCGATCCTGTGGACGCTGTGCCGGGCTGCGTCCGATCAGGTGTTTTCGTTCGTCGTTTTCGTGATTCTGGCGCGATTGCTGTCTCCCCACGAGATCGGCACCTTTGCGATCGCTATCGTTTTTTCGGAGATTGGCCGCGTGATTGCGGTCGAGGGCATGGTGCAGAACATCCCGCGAGCCAAGACGATGTCCCCCGCTCTGACCGACACGGTCTTCTGGACGAACCTGGGGATGGCCTTTCTGATTGCCCTCGCAGTGTGGCTATTGGCGCGCCCGATGTTGGACCTGATCGATCAGCCCGATGCCGCGGCACCATTGCAGGCGCTTGGTTTTGTTCTGCCGATCGTCGCTTTGGGTGCCACCCATATGGCGCTGCGCCTACGGGAGTTCGGCCACAAATCGCTGGCCTTGCGCTCGGTGGTCAGCGGCACGATCGGCGGCGCCGCGGCGATTGCCGCCGCCCTTGCGGGCTGGGGGGTGTGGAGCCTGGTGACCCAGCGCTTCGTCACTGAAGTCGTGAACACGATCACGTCGTGGCATGCCCACAAATGGGTGCCCGGACGCGGCTTCTCTTTCGCGCAGTTGCGAACGATCGCGGGATTTGGCGCCAACCTTACCATCACCCAGATCATCTTCGTGCTTCTAGTCCGGGTGCAGGACGTGATCGTCGGCGCGATGATCAGCGCCGCGGCGGTCGGCATTTATAGGACCGCCTGGCGGACGACGGAACTCATCGCCGTCGGGGCGATTCAGCCCTTCACCACTGTGGCGCTCCAGACGTTATCGCGGCTGCAAGGCGACCGCGAGGGCATGGTCAAGGCCTATCGCTGGATGCTCTCGACCAGCGCCGTCATCTCGTTTCCGGCCCTGGTCGGGTTCGGCGTCGTGGCGCCGGACGCGGTGCCGGCGATCTACGGCGCGAAATGGGTGGAGGCCGGCCACCTGGCCCAGGCCTTCGCCTTCATGGTGGTGCCCTTCACCCTCAACTACTTCGCTTCGCCGGTCCTGAGCGCCTTGGGCATGGGCGCGAACATGCGGACGCTTGCGATCGTGCAACTGGTCCTGACGGTGGCTCTGACCATGCTCGCCGCGCCGTACGGTATTTTCGCCGTGGCCTGCGCCTATGTCGGACGCGCGTACCTGACGCTCCCGTTGCAGATCTGGTTCTTGCGGCAAAGTGCGGGCATTACCGCCCGTATCACGTTGCGTGCGATTGCCGCGCCGTTTTTCGCATCCGCGATCATGGGCCTTGCGGTGTGGTGCATCATGGCGGCGGTTCGACCGCATATCTCGGTTGCGCTGGTCGCAGTTCTCGTCGGAGTCGCGGCGGGCATCGTCATCTACAGCGTCGCGCTGCTGGCGCTGTCGAGACAAATCCGGGGCGTCGTTCGGCGCCAGTTCGTGACGCGCATCTTGAAGAGACCGGCGAAATAGCAGCGCCTTTGGCAGATGTCGGAAGGACCATCATGCAAGACCAGGTCGGAGCCGGGCCGTTGATCCACCGGCTCCAAAAATCCATCAAGGATACGCTGTCGCAAGTCGTCCCTGCGGGGCTGTTAGCCCTGGTCGACTACCCCGACCATGCGAATGTCGGCGATTCGGCGATATGGCTGGGAGAGGTCGCCTATTTGGAGCGGGAGCTTGGCCTTCGCCCGTCTTATGCCTGCTCGCTTGCGGACTATTCGGCCGCAACCCTCAAGGAGTGCCTGCCGAGCGGCGCGATCCTGATTCATGGCGGTGGCAATTTCGGCACGCTTTGGCGCAAGCACCAGGATTTCCGCATAGACCTGATGGAGCGGTTTCCAGACCGGCAAATCATCCAGTTGCCGCAGTCGATCCATTTCTTGGATGACGAGTCGATCGCCGAAACCGCTCGGGCCATCCACAAGCACGGCCGCTTCACACTCCTGGTGCGGGACCGCAAGTCCTATGACTTCGCCGCAGCGAAGCTCGACTGCCCCGTCCATCTTTGCCCCGACATGGCATTCTATATCGGACCGACCGAGCGCGTGCCGCCAAAAGTCGATCTGCTCTATCTGCTGCGGACGGATCATGAACAAGCCGGCACGCTTCGCCCCCCTGATACGGAGGAGACAAGGATCGTCACCGATTGGCTCACGGAAGCCCGCCATCGGCTCCGCCTCACCAAGGTTGGCAGCCTCGCCCGCAGCGTCCTGGCCGGCCGCCGCGCGGCGGCCCGCGCCGGCGAGACTTACAACGCCCTGGCCTGGAGCCGCTATAGGAGGGGCGCGAAAATCCTGTCGCAGGGCAAGCTGGTCATCACCGACCGGCTGCATGCCCACATCATGTCGATCCTGTTGGACATCCCGCATGTCGCGCTCGACAATTCCTACGGCAAGCTGGGCAGCTTCATCGCGGCCTGGACAGGGGATTTTTCGAGTCTGCGGCAGGCCGCCACGATGGAGGCCGCCATCGTCCGGGCGCGGGAGCTGGCGCAGATGGCGCGCTAACGGAGCTGGACCCGACGAAGAATCAGGTTGGGGCCGTCATCCACAGCAAAGACGCCGGGATGCGCGCCCAGGAATTCGTCGGTCGCCGCCCGGCACCCACCATAATCGTGGTAATCGTCCAGCGCGATGATCCCGCCCGGCGCCAGACGCGTCAGGACGGCGTTCAAGCAGAGCTCCACGGGGTCGTACCAGTCGCAATCGATATGAGCGAAGGCAACCTGCGGCCGCGCATATCTTAGCCATGTTTCGGCAAACAGCCCCTTATGCAGAAACACGCTGCGACCATCGACCGGCCGTCCGAATCTGGCAAGCGTTCCGGAAACGCTCTCATAGAGATCGTGGCGGTAGCCGTAATAGCCATCTCCGCCGATGCCGATCGATTGTCCGGAGGAGATGACTTGATATCGCTCCTTCGACTTTGCGTCGTCCTTGGCCGAGTTCGGCGGCGGGATCAGGCCGAACACGTCGAAACCGTGAAACTGGCGCTCCGGCGAGACACGCCGCGCCAGCAAGACCGACGACCCACCGAGCGCCACGCCGAACTCGAGGATGTCACCGGGGACCTGGCGATCGACGACATCGTCCACCGCTCTTGTCAGGCGCGAGATCTTCTCTGGGCTGAGATAGGTCAGTCGGTCGCGCAACACGGAACGCGCATCTTGAGGCAGCATCGCCACTTGGCTTTTGCGGACCAGCCATCTGAGTGCAGACATCATCGCGCGCTCCACTTGCTTGACATCGCGTGAACGATACTTACCCTTCTTAATAGCGAGGATCTCCCGCGCGAGTTTGCTGGCCAAAATCCGTAGTTTGAGGATCCTCGCTTTTATAGCTGACAACAAGAGAAACGTATGCCCGCACGCAGTATAACGTAGTTATCAATACCAACGTCCGTGAAAAGAATACTGGAGTATATCGGCGGTAAAAAGGGTATTGATGTGCGCATCAATGGGGACAGGCCCTATGATATCCACGTCCATCATCGGAGGTTCTACCGGCGCGTTTTATGGAACTATAGCCTCGGGATCGGCGAAGGTTACATGGATGGTGATTGGAGCTGCGAGGACCTGGAAGGCATGTTGACAAGGTGTTTGCGGATGGTTACGACCTCACAGAACGTCAGCATCGTGTCGAGCCTACAACACACCTTGTTTAACATGCAGACGATCCTGAAAAGCAGACGCTCCGCCGAGAGGCACTACGATATCGGTAATGATCTGTACGAAGCAATGCTGGACCCCTATATGCAGTACAGCTGCGGCTACTGGAAGGATGCCACGACCTTGGAAGACGCACAGCTTGCCAAGATGGACCTGATTTGCAGGAAGCTCCGCTTGCAGAGGGGAGCAAAGGTCCTGGACGTCGGCTGTGGATTCGGCGGATTGATGAAGTACATGAGCGATCGCTATGGCGTTGACGTCACCGGGGTAACGTTATCGCGAGAGCAGCAAAGGTTGGGACAGGATAAGTTTGGTCTCGGCTCCATATTTCTGCACGATTACCGCGAGCTTCGAAAGTATCCTCGGAGATCGTATGACCGCGTGGTCTCCGTTGGCATGCTCGAGCACGTCGGATTCAAGAACTATGCGGACTTTTTCGAGTCTGTCCGGCATGTTACCAAGGACGATGGCATCTTTCTGCTGCATACCATAGGGGGTAATGTATCGGTTGGACGCCCTGACGACTGGGTGGACAAGTACATCTTTCCGAACGGTATGACGCCCTCGATTGCCCAGTTGGGAAAGGCGATGGAGGGGTTGTGGGTGATGGAGGACTGGCATAACTTCGGCCCCGGTTACGCCAGGACTTTGGA contains:
- a CDS encoding hybrid sensor histidine kinase/response regulator transcription factor: LRAFAIHLDSAIETERVRISREIQDGLGQVLTTLAIDLAWLTNRVRNTDRDGTASSVGQKIASMSELVDSVIGDIRRIASDLRPPLLDKVGLSAAIEAHARQFQERTGIRCHTTLQDEIDIAQERAVTVFRIYQEAMTNVARHAGANCVTIRVSQRDDVLTLEVQNDGRAISTVEASNPRSQGMLGMQERARILGGSLDVIGIPGTGTVVRLEAPKNHVLTTQAQATGQREISNTIRILIVDDHPLIRQGVKQIFMEDGLAVAFDEAHDVASMHERIYTKDFDLVLLELSLPGTSGLDCVREIKRIRPKLPILVLSMYSDSQFALPALKAGAAGYLTKERAPKELLRAVKNILKGDKYISSELSKRLALELVECGGKLPHEILSQREFRVMLLIASGETLSAIAKQASLSPKTVSTYRSRILRKMHLKTNADLTRYCTRHTLI
- a CDS encoding PAS domain S-box protein → MAHSAYLKDLPVEHRWFNEPPPLEGQAEILNSAHLLIRDTSDHIVFWNSGAEDLYGWTGGEALGQVSHDLFQTQFPESLASIRAQLWRDSQWKGELLHRRRDGEQIAVASHWVLHRNDQGLPRAILEVNNDITELKHSEQTIQQLNTALANAMPGISKLDARGRYTEVNEHYAQMLGYASSELLGKDWRATVYPEDQPTALQAYERLRAEGKAEFEAQAIRKDGSVFFQRVLLVAITDPSGKFAGHYGFMCDITDRKHEEQIHQQTDAAIVLARPDRDNLDGHMTTDGRAARTKIIVVNMPDAQERRSRFAVRARNATVAWSFFSAYSVLHPALTYTEQEAIVAKGRPLREGELGCYSSHYAAWESLQADDADQYIVLEDDVIVDWAFIGKIVGIDFAAMGINYLRLYYKRPVEQSILRQTFVDHSRWIVELLDYAFGTQGYLITKSAAKTLMSQCRIVRRPVDDEMDRSWAHGVPNLAIVPFPIIEESAQSTIGEARFERFAIPRHLKLRRFVARVTERLRREAARLAAKFRRLRTGQRRQPWPMQDPIL
- a CDS encoding lipopolysaccharide biosynthesis protein is translated as MTTPPGNEDGGQNLCSEDLKKKTRSSILWTLCRAASDQVFSFVVFVILARLLSPHEIGTFAIAIVFSEIGRVIAVEGMVQNIPRAKTMSPALTDTVFWTNLGMAFLIALAVWLLARPMLDLIDQPDAAAPLQALGFVLPIVALGATHMALRLREFGHKSLALRSVVSGTIGGAAAIAAALAGWGVWSLVTQRFVTEVVNTITSWHAHKWVPGRGFSFAQLRTIAGFGANLTITQIIFVLLVRVQDVIVGAMISAAAVGIYRTAWRTTELIAVGAIQPFTTVALQTLSRLQGDREGMVKAYRWMLSTSAVISFPALVGFGVVAPDAVPAIYGAKWVEAGHLAQAFAFMVVPFTLNYFASPVLSALGMGANMRTLAIVQLVLTVALTMLAAPYGIFAVACAYVGRAYLTLPLQIWFLRQSAGITARITLRAIAAPFFASAIMGLAVWCIMAAVRPHISVALVAVLVGVAAGIVIYSVALLALSRQIRGVVRRQFVTRILKRPAK
- a CDS encoding polysaccharide pyruvyl transferase family protein, translating into MQDQVGAGPLIHRLQKSIKDTLSQVVPAGLLALVDYPDHANVGDSAIWLGEVAYLERELGLRPSYACSLADYSAATLKECLPSGAILIHGGGNFGTLWRKHQDFRIDLMERFPDRQIIQLPQSIHFLDDESIAETARAIHKHGRFTLLVRDRKSYDFAAAKLDCPVHLCPDMAFYIGPTERVPPKVDLLYLLRTDHEQAGTLRPPDTEETRIVTDWLTEARHRLRLTKVGSLARSVLAGRRAAARAGETYNALAWSRYRRGAKILSQGKLVITDRLHAHIMSILLDIPHVALDNSYGKLGSFIAAWTGDFSSLRQAATMEAAIVRARELAQMAR
- a CDS encoding TylF/MycF family methyltransferase — encoded protein: MERAMMSALRWLVRKSQVAMLPQDARSVLRDRLTYLSPEKISRLTRAVDDVVDRQVPGDILEFGVALGGSSVLLARRVSPERQFHGFDVFGLIPPPNSAKDDAKSKERYQVISSGQSIGIGGDGYYGYRHDLYESVSGTLARFGRPVDGRSVFLHKGLFAETWLRYARPQVAFAHIDCDWYDPVELCLNAVLTRLAPGGIIALDDYHDYGGCRAATDEFLGAHPGVFAVDDGPNLILRRVQLR
- the cfa gene encoding cyclopropane fatty acyl phospholipid synthase, translated to MKRILEYIGGKKGIDVRINGDRPYDIHVHHRRFYRRVLWNYSLGIGEGYMDGDWSCEDLEGMLTRCLRMVTTSQNVSIVSSLQHTLFNMQTILKSRRSAERHYDIGNDLYEAMLDPYMQYSCGYWKDATTLEDAQLAKMDLICRKLRLQRGAKVLDVGCGFGGLMKYMSDRYGVDVTGVTLSREQQRLGQDKFGLGSIFLHDYRELRKYPRRSYDRVVSVGMLEHVGFKNYADFFESVRHVTKDDGIFLLHTIGGNVSVGRPDDWVDKYIFPNGMTPSIAQLGKAMEGLWVMEDWHNFGPGYARTLDAWNRHSKAYLQGSDRYPLRFQRMWEFYLVGSKVIFDLRASQLWQILLTPYGVNGGLERID